From one Nycticebus coucang isolate mNycCou1 chromosome 14, mNycCou1.pri, whole genome shotgun sequence genomic stretch:
- the RPL27A gene encoding 60S ribosomal protein L27a encodes MPSRLRKTRKLRGHVSHGHGRIGKHRKHPGGRGNAGGMHHHRINFDKYHPGYFGKVGMRHYHLKRNQSYCPTVNLDKLWTLVSEQTRVNAAKNKTGVAPIIDVVRSGYYKVLGKGKLPKQPVIVKAKFFSRRAEEKIKGVGGACVLVA; translated from the exons ATG CCATCCAGATTGAGGAAGACCCGGAAGCTTCGGGGCCACGTGAGCCACGGCCACGGCCGTATCG GCAAACACAGGAAGCACCCAGGAGGCCGAGGTAATGCTGGTGGCATGCATCATCACAGGATTAACTTCGACAAATA tCACCCAGGTTACTTTGGGAAAGTTGGTATGAGGCATTACCACTTAAAGAGGAACCAGAGCTACTGCCCAACCGTTAACCTTGATAAATTGTGGACATTGGTCAGTGAGCAGACACGGGTAAATGCTGCCAAAAATAAGACAGGAGTTGCTCCCATCATTGATGTAGTACGATCG ggCTACTACAAAGTTCTGGGGAAGGGAAAACTCCCAAAGCAGCCAGTCATTGTGAAGGCCAAATTCTTCAGCAGAAGAGCTGAAGAGAAGATTAAGGGTGTTGGAGGGGCTTGTGTCCTGGTGGCTTGA